In Reinekea thalattae, a genomic segment contains:
- a CDS encoding ABC transporter substrate-binding protein → MMNFKKTLGVVAMASVAYAAQAEVKVGFLGGFTGPIESLTPPIFEGAKLAMEHVNTQGGLLGGESIVMPSADTGCIDASAASNGADRLINSEGAVAIVGALCSGSSIAAANNVAVPAGVLMISPASTSPSISGLADNDLFYRTAPSDSFQAVKMAELLESKGIDEIVITYVNNDYGKPFAEGLEAAFSGTVAASEAHEDGKADYRSELGSLASNGVETLVVIAYADTSGQTILRQAYESGDFTQFVGSDGMVGDSLVEAVGADVLEGMIATKPGTPEVVGQSAFETEMRAKSLDPNAVFAGQAYDAAFLIALAIEQSGTADKEGLSAALRTVASAPGEIILPGEWAKAKKLIAEGKDINYQGAAGDHEFDANGDVPGLIIEMLVEDGSFVEKGEL, encoded by the coding sequence ATGATGAACTTCAAGAAAACCCTAGGTGTGGTTGCTATGGCGTCTGTCGCCTACGCAGCACAAGCAGAAGTAAAGGTAGGTTTTTTAGGTGGCTTTACCGGCCCTATTGAAAGCTTAACGCCGCCAATTTTTGAGGGCGCAAAGCTGGCAATGGAGCATGTTAATACTCAAGGTGGTTTGCTCGGCGGCGAAAGCATTGTTATGCCAAGTGCAGACACTGGTTGTATCGATGCATCAGCAGCCTCTAACGGTGCGGATCGTCTGATCAACTCTGAAGGCGCGGTTGCTATCGTCGGTGCCTTGTGCTCTGGCTCTTCAATTGCTGCGGCAAATAACGTTGCTGTACCGGCTGGCGTGCTAATGATTTCACCAGCTTCAACATCACCGTCTATTAGTGGCCTTGCGGATAATGATTTATTTTACCGCACCGCGCCGTCCGACTCTTTCCAAGCTGTTAAGATGGCTGAGTTGCTAGAATCTAAAGGTATCGATGAAATCGTCATTACTTACGTCAATAACGATTATGGCAAGCCCTTCGCCGAAGGCCTAGAAGCTGCTTTCAGTGGTACCGTTGCGGCAAGTGAAGCACATGAAGACGGCAAAGCCGATTACCGTTCAGAGCTAGGTTCTTTAGCTTCTAATGGTGTTGAGACTCTTGTGGTTATTGCTTATGCCGACACCTCAGGTCAAACCATTTTACGCCAAGCCTATGAAAGCGGTGACTTCACTCAGTTTGTTGGTAGTGATGGCATGGTGGGTGATTCTTTGGTTGAAGCGGTTGGTGCTGACGTTCTAGAAGGCATGATTGCTACCAAACCGGGTACCCCAGAAGTGGTTGGACAAAGTGCTTTCGAAACAGAAATGAGAGCAAAATCGCTTGATCCAAACGCAGTTTTTGCTGGCCAAGCCTATGATGCTGCTTTCTTGATTGCCTTAGCGATTGAGCAATCTGGCACGGCAGATAAAGAAGGCCTAAGCGCAGCGTTACGCACAGTCGCTAGCGCACCAGGCGAAATTATTTTGCCAGGTGAATGGGCGAAAGCGAAAAAGCTGATTGCTGAAGGCAAAGATATCAATTACCAAGGCGCAGCTGGCGATCATGAATTCGACGCCAACGGCGATGTCCCTGGTTTGATTATTGAAATGCTAGTAGAAGACGGCTCTTTCGTAGAGAAAGGCGAGCTGTAA
- a CDS encoding acetate/propionate family kinase — MSNNILVINSGSSSVKFSLFDMSSESESASGLAERLNTAEGEITIKSAEGKINLKLEKSDYRSTLEVIINTLTEQGLLETLPVAIGHRVVHGGEFFSDPVLINDDVLGKIKDCIPLAPLHNPAAVSGIEAMTSLYPSIPQVAVFDTAFHQTLPPEAYLYGVPYELYEELGVRRYGMHGTSHQYVASEAAKRLNLPAEHGILTAHLGNGCSCSAVVNGKSVDTTMGMTPLEGLLMGTRSGDVDPGLHQFLHAQKGWSIDEITDVLNKKSGLLGISGVSNDMRSVEQEAEKGNKRAQLALDVFHFRLARQLGGLAASLPRFDALVFTGGIGENSRETRALMLNTIKIFGIELDEALNKTNGDERGVISKGNGPTAIVVNTAEELMIARAAQALI; from the coding sequence ATGTCCAATAATATCCTTGTAATTAACTCTGGTAGTTCTTCTGTTAAATTTTCTTTATTCGATATGTCGTCAGAAAGTGAGAGCGCAAGTGGCTTAGCCGAGCGCCTAAACACTGCTGAAGGTGAAATCACAATTAAGTCTGCAGAAGGCAAAATTAATCTTAAGTTAGAAAAAAGCGATTACCGCTCTACTCTAGAAGTCATCATTAATACGCTTACCGAGCAAGGTTTGTTAGAAACATTGCCTGTTGCCATTGGTCACCGTGTTGTACACGGCGGCGAATTCTTCAGCGATCCTGTGCTTATTAACGATGATGTTTTAGGCAAAATCAAAGACTGCATTCCACTTGCTCCTTTGCACAACCCTGCTGCCGTTTCTGGTATTGAAGCGATGACCAGCCTATACCCTTCTATTCCTCAGGTTGCGGTTTTCGACACAGCATTCCACCAAACTTTACCGCCTGAAGCCTACCTGTATGGCGTGCCTTACGAGCTATACGAAGAATTAGGCGTACGTCGCTACGGCATGCACGGCACCAGCCACCAGTATGTCGCTTCTGAAGCAGCTAAACGCCTTAACCTACCTGCAGAGCACGGCATTCTAACCGCTCACCTAGGTAACGGCTGTAGCTGTAGCGCCGTTGTTAACGGTAAGTCAGTTGATACCACCATGGGTATGACTCCACTTGAAGGCCTGTTAATGGGTACTCGAAGCGGTGACGTTGACCCTGGTTTACACCAGTTTTTGCATGCACAAAAAGGCTGGAGCATCGATGAAATCACCGATGTATTAAATAAGAAAAGTGGTCTACTAGGTATTTCTGGTGTCTCTAACGACATGCGCTCAGTTGAGCAAGAAGCTGAAAAAGGCAACAAGCGTGCTCAATTAGCGCTGGACGTTTTCCACTTCCGTCTAGCACGCCAGCTAGGTGGCCTAGCAGCTTCGCTACCTCGCTTTGACGCTTTAGTGTTCACTGGTGGTATTGGTGAAAACTCTCGTGAGACACGTGCTCTAATGCTTAACACCATTAAGATTTTTGGTATCGAATTAGATGAAGCGTTGAATAAAACCAACGGTGACGAGCGTGGCGTTATCTCTAAAGGTAACGGCCCAACGGCGATTGTAGTCAATACTGCCGAAGAACTTATGATTGCTCGCGCGGCACAAGCCCTTATCTAA